From Drosophila suzukii chromosome 2R, CBGP_Dsuzu_IsoJpt1.0, whole genome shotgun sequence, a single genomic window includes:
- the LRR gene encoding F-actin-uncapping protein LRRC16A isoform X3 produces the protein MFASGDHNQSGLKRPYIKQKPKNKIFGSKKLKQPEESVKSILGRHTKILVKYMVKLETKGDKTENRVLVFTPVRVYLLSAKVPTKIECHFHYLDIVGVESKKSTHFSIITNDRPYSFVTTGDAGNFSSNADVILTDLASAIKQIFPTVPLKYIIRKVDIQPPERETIFSEEFRPSDPRNVGPCGGFSAQYACMCDFHGVPYREEVAWDVDTIYLSHDTRVLNLRDFDHLEPKDLMAIVSALEYNTFFRGLKAAHMRLSHETLERILHVLKRSMWLEELHLEALGLRWDFLNKLSLSVITNSNPAIRTIDLSHNIIEDKGASSLCALFGKIVQGAIHLSGPIAKVSKGLCKLALSHCGLTSKGVNQMSHSLTLNQSISNSLTYLDLSGNSLKDDITNLHNFLAQPNVLEHLDLASTDITLENLFGALLRGCATHLAHLNVSHNSFSTKKGKEIPPSFKQFFTSTFSLKHLNIAGCKLPMEALKNLLLGLACNESTAGLYLDLSSNTLGAQGAHVLESCIHGVRVLQSLDISDNNLDAELAPVLTAISKNPSIRTLHLTRSLTGMKPKHIPPVMDALVNLIQKDDFPLAELVLSENKLKHDLHDFINALGSNQSLQKLDISGNFMGDVGARLLAKALQINNRLRTIYMDKNGVTLQGYADIVYALEHNHSMRTIPFPVFDIAPHLKSHPDKTDAVMRKMQELLQRNCNGLKRGAGQGFRLQHGFMLSSTHQLVDKLVAETQDTISLAKGGSDSASAVQRLITDAENCKQLMPKLQEAVRNESHPIEMKLTRVASELSYTIKSYLEETLETMMRTGIEQCPKTLGNQIVVQDLRKGLAERLVVPEEFLQICLLNNAGSEIMNKVGEIEQSLAAAISDRATDEVLEALTRYRRGMGIAESPSVLLDEPQTPDIVRSRSSHDADGLIIRPGGRGSILPKLGLESPTATPHLPTKRRSQVKKVRPQSVVENLSLGHFPDLLESPSSHRSSSQLSARAAIGAVALAGATNMTDSIAAMDDGGVDECCDSITELPSASFQLQHLVKGRPKRAKTRAPTRPLVTAECAGGSREIGEGLEHFFRPGSVTPTTLTPLVSPTSEECSSLSFVDSPTMSRDGNGHMTSEETTPILEERRPIKLERQSPLLKSASWATRSRSTDNLEKYSPLVGRKSPLVKMRTEGGPGSGTAGGPEETALPSSNLLKATAREDKTRSPSSDSIKNHATGEGSVIVKTGNGILRTPIVLQKPRPWSVVGSEPKASGELITGNGNVDSSKTTPERLEEGGWYDVEVVTFGTNCGGSIVGITPGIALSSVGGGSIVGITPGAALEKKSVRELAAGLNRMEIPFKPPVMPRTLLSAGSARTSTSSTGSTSNGGSVVTSSTSTTVLNQSQTRSRIVSSTSSTGSTETITEHSSSSTSTSSSSHEKQHAKACASLISNEILSMRNGQLAAKSGSCAESSGVKRIAGKEISTLFEETLVEELQQSMANRRMFRDSPYTKEDVVDL, from the exons AAAGCGTCAAATCCATACTGGGTCGCCACACAAAGATACTCGTCAAGTATATGGTCAAATTGGAGACGAAAGGCGATAAGACGGAGAATCGTGTTCTG gTTTTTACTCCCGTGAGGGTCTATCTGCTCAGTGCCAAAGTGCCCACCAAG ATCGAATGCCATTTCCACTACCTGGACATTGTGGGGGTCGAGAGCAAGAAGTCCACCCACTTCTCCATTATTACCAACGATCGGCCATACTCGTTCGTCACCACCGGCGATGCGGGCAATTTCAGCTCG AACGCTGATGTCATTCTGACCGATCTGGCCTCGGCCATCAAGCAGATATTCCCAACAGTTCCTCTGAAATACATCATCCGAAAG GTTGATATACAGCCGCCGGAGCGGGAGACCATATTTTCCGAGGAATTCCGACCCTCCGATCCGAGAAATGTGGGTCCTTGTGGGGGATTCAGTGCCCAGTACGCCTGCATGTGCGATTTCCATGGGGTTCCATATCGCGAGGAGGTGGCCTGGGATGTGGACACCATTTACCTGTCCCACGACACGCGAGTTCTCAACCTGCGCGACTTTGACCACCTGGAACCAAA AGACTTGATGGCCATCGTTTCGGCGCTGGAATACAACACGTTTTTTCGTGGCCTGAAGGCGGCCCATATGCGACTGTCGCACGAGACCCTGGAACGCATCCTGCATGTCCTTAAGCGTTCGATGTGGCTGGAGGAGCTACATCTGGAGGCATTGGGCTTAAG ATGGGATTTCCTGAACAAGTTATCTTTATCTGTGATAACGAATAGCAATCCCGCCATTCGCACCATCGATCTGAGCCACAATATAATTGAGGATAAAG GAGCAAGTTCATTGTGCGCCCTATTTGGAAAGATTGTACAAG GTGCCATTCATCTATCCGGACCCATAGCCAAGGTGTCCAAGGGCCTGTGCAAACTGGCCCTGTCCCACTGCGGACTCACTTCGAAGGGAGTCAACCAGATGTCGCACTCGCTGACGCTCAATCAAAGTATTTCCAACTCGCTCACGTATCTAGACCTAAGTGGTAATAGTCTTAAAGATGATATAACC AATCTGCACAATTTTCTGGCTCAACCCAATGTGCTGGAGCACTTGGATCTGGCCTCGACTGACATCACGCTGGAAAAT TTATTTGGAGCTCTGTTGCGCGGCTGTGCCACGCATTTGGCCCACCTGAATGTCTCGCACAACTCGTTCAGCACCAAGAAGGGCAAGGAGATCCCGCCCTCGTTCAAGCAGTTCTTCACCAGCACCTTCAGCTTAAAGCACCTCAACATTGCCGGCTGTAAACTACCCATGGAGGCCCTGAAGAACCTGCTGCTCGGCCTGGCCTGCAACGAGTCCACAGCTGGGCTTTATCTGGATCTCAGCAGCAACACGCTGGGCGCCCAAGGTGCCCATGTGCTGGAGTCCTGCATCCACGGAGTGCGAGTGCTGCAAAGCCTGGACATCAGCGATAACA ATCTGGATGCTGAGCTGGCGCCCGTGCTGACGGCCATTTCGAAGAACCCCTCAATTCGGACGCTACATCTGACCCGCAGTCTCACGGGCATGAAGCCCAAGCACATCCCGCCCGTCATGGACGCCCTGGTTAACCTCATCCAAAAGGATGACTTCCCGCTGGCCGAGCTGGTGCTTTCGGAGAACAAACTGAAGCATGATCTGCACGACTTCATCAACGCACTCGGCAGCAACCAAAGTCTCCAGAAGCTGGATATCAGTGGCAACTTCATGGGCGATGTGGGCGCCCGTCTCCTGGCCAAAGCTCTTCAGATCAACAACCGGCTGCGGACCATTTACATGGACAAGAACGGAGTGACGCTGCAGGGCTATGCGGACATAGTTTATGCGCTGGAGCACAACCACAGCATGCGCACCATACCCTTTCCCGTCTTCGATATCGCACCGCATTTGAAGAGTCATCCGGACAAGACGGATGCGGTGATGCGGAAAATGCAGGAGCTTCTGCAGCGAAACTGCAACGGATTGAAGAGGGGCGCCGGACAGGGATTCCGGCTGCAGCACGGCTTCATGCTCTCCTCCACCCATCAGCTGGTGGATAAATTGGTGGCCGAGACACAGGACACCATTTCACTGGCCAAGGGAGGCAGTGATTCAGCTTCGGCAGTGCAGCGATTGATCACCGACGCCGAGAACTGCAAGCAGCTGATGCCCAAGCTGCAGGAAGCCGTTCGCAACGAAAGCCATCCCATCGAGATGAAGCTGACCCGAGTGGCCAGCGAACTGAGCTACACAATCAAGAGCTATCTGGAGGAGACGCTGGAGACTATGATGCGGACTGGGATCGAGCAGTGTCCCAAGACGCTGGGTAACCAGATCGTAGTGCAGGACCTTCGAAAAGGTCTAGCCGAGCGTCTTGTGGTTCCCGAAGAATTTCTGCAGATCTGTCTACTCAACAACGCCGGCAGCGAGATCATGAACAAAGTTGG TGAGATTGAACAATCCCTGGCCGCCGCCATCTCAGATCGGGCCACAGATGAGGTGCTGGAGGCCCTGACTCGCTATCGCCGTGGCATGGGCATCGCGGAGTCGCCATCGGTGCTGCTGGACGAACCGCAGACGCCGGACATCGTGCGCAGTCGCTCCAGTCAT GATGCGGATGGTTTGATCATTCGGCCGGGTGGACGAGGTTCGATATTGCCCAAACTGGGCTTGGAATCGCCCACT GCCACTCCGCATCTGCCCACCAAGCGACGCAGCCAGGTGAAGAAGGTGCGTCCCCAGTCAGTGGTGGAGAATCTCAGCCTGGGCCACTTCCCTGACCTTCTGGAGTCGCCCTCCTCGCACCGCTCCAGCTCCCAGTTGTCCGCCCGTGCAGCTATCGGTGCCGTTGCCTTGGCGGGAGCCACTAACATGACCGACAGCATCGCGGCCATGGACGATGGGGGTGTGGATGAGTGCTGCGACTCGATCACTGAGCTGCCCAGCGCCTCGTTCCAGCTGCAGCACCTGGTCAAAGGTCGGCCGAAGCGAGCCAAGACGCGTGCACCCACCCGCCCCTTGGTCACTGCCGAGTGTGCCGGTGGCAGCAGGGAGATCGGAGAGGGTCTGGAGCACTTCTTCCGGCCCGGATCGGTGACGCCCACCACTCTGACCCCGTTGGTTTCGCCCACGTCGGAGGAATGCAGTTCGTTGTCGTTTGTGGACAGTCCCACGATGAGCCGCGATGGCAATGGACATATGACTTCCGAGGAGACCACGCCCATTCTGGAGGAGCGCCGACCAATCAAATTGGAGCGCCAGTCGCCATTGCTCAAGA GTGCCTCATGGGCCACCCGTTCCCGCTCCACGGACAATCTGGAGAAGTATTCACCGCTGGTGGGACGTAAATCGCCTCTGGTCAAGATGCGCACAGAAGGCGGTCCAGGATCGGGAACTGCCGGCGGCCCTGAAGAGACAGCGTTGCCCAGCTCAAATCTTTTAAAGGCTACCGCAAGGGAGGATAAAACACGTTCGCCCAGCAGCGATTCGATTAAAAACCATGCCACTGGCGAGGGTAGCGTAATTGTGAAGACGGGTAATGGCATCCTGCGAACGCCTATAGTGCTGCAGAAACCTCGACCATGGTCGGTGGTGGGCAGCGAGCCGAAGGCAAGCGGGGAGCTGATCACAGGCAATGGTAATGTCGATTCCAGCAAGACCACACCGGAAAGACTGGAAGAAGGTGGGTGGT ATGATGTTGAGGTAGTGACCTTTGGAACGAACTGCGGTGGCTCCATTGTTGGCATCACGCCGGGAATAGCCTTATCATCCGTTGGCGGTGGCAGCATTGTGGGCATTACTCCAG GAGCTGCCCTAGAAAAGAAGTCTGTGCGAGAACTTGCAGCGGGTCTCAATAGAATGG AAATCCCCTTCAAGCCGCCAGTTATGCCTAGAACGCTGCTGAGCGCAGGAAGTGCCCGCACGAGCACCTCCTCCACTGGCTCCACCTCCAATGGTGGGTCAGTAGTCACATCCAGCACATCGACGACAGTATTAAACCAGAGCCAGACGCGATCGAGGATCGTGAGCTCGACGAGTAGCACTGGCAGCACTGAGACCATCACAGagcacagcagcagcagcacaagCACCTCATCCAGCAGCCACGAGAAGCAGCATGCCAAGGCCTGTGCGAGTCTGATAAGCAACGAGATTCTGAGCATGCGCAACGGGCAGTTGGCGGCCAAATCTGGAAGTTGCGCCGAGAGCAGCGGCGTGAAGCGGATCGCCGGCAAGGAGATCTCAACGTTATTCGAG GAGACATTAGTTGAAGAACTGCAGCAGAGCATGGCGAACAGACGCATGTTTAGAGACTCGCCCTACACCAAGGAGGATGTCGTTGATTTATAA
- the LRR gene encoding F-actin-uncapping protein LRRC16A isoform X7 — protein MSTRSQLTKDLNESVKSILGRHTKILVKYMVKLETKGDKTENRVLVFTPVRVYLLSAKVPTKIECHFHYLDIVGVESKKSTHFSIITNDRPYSFVTTGDAGNFSSNADVILTDLASAIKQIFPTVPLKYIIRKVDIQPPERETIFSEEFRPSDPRNVGPCGGFSAQYACMCDFHGVPYREEVAWDVDTIYLSHDTRVLNLRDFDHLEPKDLMAIVSALEYNTFFRGLKAAHMRLSHETLERILHVLKRSMWLEELHLEALGLRWDFLNKLSLSVITNSNPAIRTIDLSHNIIEDKGASSLCALFGKIVQGAIHLSGPIAKVSKGLCKLALSHCGLTSKGVNQMSHSLTLNQSISNSLTYLDLSGNSLKDDITNLHNFLAQPNVLEHLDLASTDITLENLFGALLRGCATHLAHLNVSHNSFSTKKGKEIPPSFKQFFTSTFSLKHLNIAGCKLPMEALKNLLLGLACNESTAGLYLDLSSNTLGAQGAHVLESCIHGVRVLQSLDISDNNLDAELAPVLTAISKNPSIRTLHLTRSLTGMKPKHIPPVMDALVNLIQKDDFPLAELVLSENKLKHDLHDFINALGSNQSLQKLDISGNFMGDVGARLLAKALQINNRLRTIYMDKNGVTLQGYADIVYALEHNHSMRTIPFPVFDIAPHLKSHPDKTDAVMRKMQELLQRNCNGLKRGAGQGFRLQHGFMLSSTHQLVDKLVAETQDTISLAKGGSDSASAVQRLITDAENCKQLMPKLQEAVRNESHPIEMKLTRVASELSYTIKSYLEETLETMMRTGIEQCPKTLGNQIVVQDLRKGLAERLVVPEEFLQICLLNNAGSEIMNKVGEIEQSLAAAISDRATDEVLEALTRYRRGMGIAESPSVLLDEPQTPDIVRSRSSHDADGLIIRPGGRGSILPKLGLESPTKLEYLNLATPHLPTKRRSQVKKVRPQSVVENLSLGHFPDLLESPSSHRSSSQLSARAAIGAVALAGATNMTDSIAAMDDGGVDECCDSITELPSASFQLQHLVKGRPKRAKTRAPTRPLVTAECAGGSREIGEGLEHFFRPGSVTPTTLTPLVSPTSEECSSLSFVDSPTMSRDGNGHMTSEETTPILEERRPIKLERQSPLLKSASWATRSRSTDNLEKYSPLVGRKSPLVKMRTEGGPGSGTAGGPEETALPSSNLLKATAREDKTRSPSSDSIKNHATGEGSVIVKTGNGILRTPIVLQKPRPWSVVGSEPKASGELITGNGNVDSSKTTPERLEEGGWYDVEVVTFGTNCGGSIVGITPGIALSSVGGGSIVGITPGAALEKKSVRELAAGLNRMEIPFKPPVMPRTLLSAGSARTSTSSTGSTSNGGSVVTSSTSTTVLNQSQTRSRIVSSTSSTGSTETITEHSSSSTSTSSSSHEKQHAKACASLISNEILSMRNGQLAAKSGSCAESSGVKRIAGKEISTLFEETLVEELQQSMANRRMFRDSPYTKEDVVDL, from the exons AAAGCGTCAAATCCATACTGGGTCGCCACACAAAGATACTCGTCAAGTATATGGTCAAATTGGAGACGAAAGGCGATAAGACGGAGAATCGTGTTCTG gTTTTTACTCCCGTGAGGGTCTATCTGCTCAGTGCCAAAGTGCCCACCAAG ATCGAATGCCATTTCCACTACCTGGACATTGTGGGGGTCGAGAGCAAGAAGTCCACCCACTTCTCCATTATTACCAACGATCGGCCATACTCGTTCGTCACCACCGGCGATGCGGGCAATTTCAGCTCG AACGCTGATGTCATTCTGACCGATCTGGCCTCGGCCATCAAGCAGATATTCCCAACAGTTCCTCTGAAATACATCATCCGAAAG GTTGATATACAGCCGCCGGAGCGGGAGACCATATTTTCCGAGGAATTCCGACCCTCCGATCCGAGAAATGTGGGTCCTTGTGGGGGATTCAGTGCCCAGTACGCCTGCATGTGCGATTTCCATGGGGTTCCATATCGCGAGGAGGTGGCCTGGGATGTGGACACCATTTACCTGTCCCACGACACGCGAGTTCTCAACCTGCGCGACTTTGACCACCTGGAACCAAA AGACTTGATGGCCATCGTTTCGGCGCTGGAATACAACACGTTTTTTCGTGGCCTGAAGGCGGCCCATATGCGACTGTCGCACGAGACCCTGGAACGCATCCTGCATGTCCTTAAGCGTTCGATGTGGCTGGAGGAGCTACATCTGGAGGCATTGGGCTTAAG ATGGGATTTCCTGAACAAGTTATCTTTATCTGTGATAACGAATAGCAATCCCGCCATTCGCACCATCGATCTGAGCCACAATATAATTGAGGATAAAG GAGCAAGTTCATTGTGCGCCCTATTTGGAAAGATTGTACAAG GTGCCATTCATCTATCCGGACCCATAGCCAAGGTGTCCAAGGGCCTGTGCAAACTGGCCCTGTCCCACTGCGGACTCACTTCGAAGGGAGTCAACCAGATGTCGCACTCGCTGACGCTCAATCAAAGTATTTCCAACTCGCTCACGTATCTAGACCTAAGTGGTAATAGTCTTAAAGATGATATAACC AATCTGCACAATTTTCTGGCTCAACCCAATGTGCTGGAGCACTTGGATCTGGCCTCGACTGACATCACGCTGGAAAAT TTATTTGGAGCTCTGTTGCGCGGCTGTGCCACGCATTTGGCCCACCTGAATGTCTCGCACAACTCGTTCAGCACCAAGAAGGGCAAGGAGATCCCGCCCTCGTTCAAGCAGTTCTTCACCAGCACCTTCAGCTTAAAGCACCTCAACATTGCCGGCTGTAAACTACCCATGGAGGCCCTGAAGAACCTGCTGCTCGGCCTGGCCTGCAACGAGTCCACAGCTGGGCTTTATCTGGATCTCAGCAGCAACACGCTGGGCGCCCAAGGTGCCCATGTGCTGGAGTCCTGCATCCACGGAGTGCGAGTGCTGCAAAGCCTGGACATCAGCGATAACA ATCTGGATGCTGAGCTGGCGCCCGTGCTGACGGCCATTTCGAAGAACCCCTCAATTCGGACGCTACATCTGACCCGCAGTCTCACGGGCATGAAGCCCAAGCACATCCCGCCCGTCATGGACGCCCTGGTTAACCTCATCCAAAAGGATGACTTCCCGCTGGCCGAGCTGGTGCTTTCGGAGAACAAACTGAAGCATGATCTGCACGACTTCATCAACGCACTCGGCAGCAACCAAAGTCTCCAGAAGCTGGATATCAGTGGCAACTTCATGGGCGATGTGGGCGCCCGTCTCCTGGCCAAAGCTCTTCAGATCAACAACCGGCTGCGGACCATTTACATGGACAAGAACGGAGTGACGCTGCAGGGCTATGCGGACATAGTTTATGCGCTGGAGCACAACCACAGCATGCGCACCATACCCTTTCCCGTCTTCGATATCGCACCGCATTTGAAGAGTCATCCGGACAAGACGGATGCGGTGATGCGGAAAATGCAGGAGCTTCTGCAGCGAAACTGCAACGGATTGAAGAGGGGCGCCGGACAGGGATTCCGGCTGCAGCACGGCTTCATGCTCTCCTCCACCCATCAGCTGGTGGATAAATTGGTGGCCGAGACACAGGACACCATTTCACTGGCCAAGGGAGGCAGTGATTCAGCTTCGGCAGTGCAGCGATTGATCACCGACGCCGAGAACTGCAAGCAGCTGATGCCCAAGCTGCAGGAAGCCGTTCGCAACGAAAGCCATCCCATCGAGATGAAGCTGACCCGAGTGGCCAGCGAACTGAGCTACACAATCAAGAGCTATCTGGAGGAGACGCTGGAGACTATGATGCGGACTGGGATCGAGCAGTGTCCCAAGACGCTGGGTAACCAGATCGTAGTGCAGGACCTTCGAAAAGGTCTAGCCGAGCGTCTTGTGGTTCCCGAAGAATTTCTGCAGATCTGTCTACTCAACAACGCCGGCAGCGAGATCATGAACAAAGTTGG TGAGATTGAACAATCCCTGGCCGCCGCCATCTCAGATCGGGCCACAGATGAGGTGCTGGAGGCCCTGACTCGCTATCGCCGTGGCATGGGCATCGCGGAGTCGCCATCGGTGCTGCTGGACGAACCGCAGACGCCGGACATCGTGCGCAGTCGCTCCAGTCAT GATGCGGATGGTTTGATCATTCGGCCGGGTGGACGAGGTTCGATATTGCCCAAACTGGGCTTGGAATCGCCCACT aAATTGGAATATCTCAACCTT GCCACTCCGCATCTGCCCACCAAGCGACGCAGCCAGGTGAAGAAGGTGCGTCCCCAGTCAGTGGTGGAGAATCTCAGCCTGGGCCACTTCCCTGACCTTCTGGAGTCGCCCTCCTCGCACCGCTCCAGCTCCCAGTTGTCCGCCCGTGCAGCTATCGGTGCCGTTGCCTTGGCGGGAGCCACTAACATGACCGACAGCATCGCGGCCATGGACGATGGGGGTGTGGATGAGTGCTGCGACTCGATCACTGAGCTGCCCAGCGCCTCGTTCCAGCTGCAGCACCTGGTCAAAGGTCGGCCGAAGCGAGCCAAGACGCGTGCACCCACCCGCCCCTTGGTCACTGCCGAGTGTGCCGGTGGCAGCAGGGAGATCGGAGAGGGTCTGGAGCACTTCTTCCGGCCCGGATCGGTGACGCCCACCACTCTGACCCCGTTGGTTTCGCCCACGTCGGAGGAATGCAGTTCGTTGTCGTTTGTGGACAGTCCCACGATGAGCCGCGATGGCAATGGACATATGACTTCCGAGGAGACCACGCCCATTCTGGAGGAGCGCCGACCAATCAAATTGGAGCGCCAGTCGCCATTGCTCAAGA GTGCCTCATGGGCCACCCGTTCCCGCTCCACGGACAATCTGGAGAAGTATTCACCGCTGGTGGGACGTAAATCGCCTCTGGTCAAGATGCGCACAGAAGGCGGTCCAGGATCGGGAACTGCCGGCGGCCCTGAAGAGACAGCGTTGCCCAGCTCAAATCTTTTAAAGGCTACCGCAAGGGAGGATAAAACACGTTCGCCCAGCAGCGATTCGATTAAAAACCATGCCACTGGCGAGGGTAGCGTAATTGTGAAGACGGGTAATGGCATCCTGCGAACGCCTATAGTGCTGCAGAAACCTCGACCATGGTCGGTGGTGGGCAGCGAGCCGAAGGCAAGCGGGGAGCTGATCACAGGCAATGGTAATGTCGATTCCAGCAAGACCACACCGGAAAGACTGGAAGAAGGTGGGTGGT ATGATGTTGAGGTAGTGACCTTTGGAACGAACTGCGGTGGCTCCATTGTTGGCATCACGCCGGGAATAGCCTTATCATCCGTTGGCGGTGGCAGCATTGTGGGCATTACTCCAG GAGCTGCCCTAGAAAAGAAGTCTGTGCGAGAACTTGCAGCGGGTCTCAATAGAATGG AAATCCCCTTCAAGCCGCCAGTTATGCCTAGAACGCTGCTGAGCGCAGGAAGTGCCCGCACGAGCACCTCCTCCACTGGCTCCACCTCCAATGGTGGGTCAGTAGTCACATCCAGCACATCGACGACAGTATTAAACCAGAGCCAGACGCGATCGAGGATCGTGAGCTCGACGAGTAGCACTGGCAGCACTGAGACCATCACAGagcacagcagcagcagcacaagCACCTCATCCAGCAGCCACGAGAAGCAGCATGCCAAGGCCTGTGCGAGTCTGATAAGCAACGAGATTCTGAGCATGCGCAACGGGCAGTTGGCGGCCAAATCTGGAAGTTGCGCCGAGAGCAGCGGCGTGAAGCGGATCGCCGGCAAGGAGATCTCAACGTTATTCGAG GAGACATTAGTTGAAGAACTGCAGCAGAGCATGGCGAACAGACGCATGTTTAGAGACTCGCCCTACACCAAGGAGGATGTCGTTGATTTATAA